In Clostridia bacterium, the sequence AGAGCTTCGCGAATGCTTCGAATTGAGCGAAAAAAAGGTTCCGTCTTTTCCGCTCGTCTTCGAGATCGTGACGGGGAAAAACGCGTAGCGACAGGCGGCGGAGAGCTTTTTCCGTTCGCGTGCGGATGATTCCGTCTTTTTTTGGGTCGACTCGAAATTTTTCCGTATTGACAATCGTGCGCGCACGTTGTAATATATTATTATGCGCAAAAAGACTCTTTTTATTGTATCCGTTATATTCGTTTTGGTTTTGGCGTCTTTGACGCTGTTTTCTTGCCAAAAAATCAAAAAGCACGGCTCCTCTCTCGGGGGCAGAGTTATGCCCGTTTCCACGGCGATGGACACGGTCTACGCCGCGATGCTCAAAGCGGACGGTTCCGAGAACGTCAATTTCTTTACGCTCCGTTGCGACGGAACGGTTCAAAACGGCGAAACGCTGTACGACTTTTCGTTCGCGGGTTCCTTCGATATTACGCAAAACAACCGCGAGAACGACACGCGCTCCGTCCTTTCTTTCGAAGTGAAGCAGGGCGGGATCGAGAAACTCGCGTTTTATTACAAAGAGGGCAAAGCGTATCTGCATTTCCCGCCCTATGCGCTCTCTTCCGAAATTCGGGATTTCAACCTCGCCGAAGTTGTGTTCGACATCTATGCGGAAAAGAAAAACGGCGTGATCAAACACGCGGGCGAGTTTCTCCCCGCGATCGCGAGCCGCATTTGCAACGGTTGCCGCTATTTCTCCGAGAACGGGGTGGATTCCTACCGCTTCCTTCTTTCTTACGAACAGCTTTTCTCCTCCGTGACCTCTCTCGTCACGCAGGCGGATATCGGGCTTACCCCCGCGGATTTCTCCGCGCTTTTCGGGTTCACTTCGTCCGAGATGGAAAAACTCGTAAGCGAAGAACCCGAGACGACGATCACGTTCTTCGTCTCCGACGGCGTCTTCGTCTCCGCGCGCGCCGAGAAGGCGGGCAGCGGCGCGATCACGATCTCGCGTTTCTCCTGCAAGAGCGGGACGGAAGAGATCGAAATGACGCCTTCGCTTTCCGCGTTCAAGCCTTTCGACCCCCGCAACTTCTCGCTTTCCGGTAGAGCGAAGATCTCCACCGTCGTCGCGAACGGGGATAAATCGGTTCGCTACGGGACGACCGTGAACAGCGAATTCGACGCGATCGAATATCCCTTCCTTTACGATATCAAATCGAATTACGTCGCCGGGCAAGGGCTGGAATTCACCGTCAAACTGACGGATCCGAACGATAAAGATTCTCTCTTTGCCGTCCGCGGCGATTATCTGTACGTCGACCTTTCCGACTACGGGATCGCGAAATTCAAAACCAAGACGGAGGATCTCTCGAAGAAACTCGGCGCCGCCGGTTTCAAAGACACGGACGAATTCGATTTCAAGGATAAAATTCGATTCCTGACCCTTCTCTTCTCGGGGCGGACGACGGATCGCGATAAAGTGACCTACACGCTCGGCGCGGACTTCTTTGATCTTTTCGCGGAGAAGATCGGCTTCCTCGGCTTGTTCGGCGTGGACGGCGCGACCTTCTCTTGGGACACGAGAAACAACCGTCTGCAAGACCTTTCCGCTTCGGTGACCGTCGGCTCGATCACGTTCTCTTTGACCGCACCGACCTTCGCCTTCGGATTACCCGTCACCCTTCCCGCCATCGAAGGGGAGAGCGATTTTACCGATCTGACGACGCGCACTTCGACGCGGATCAAGACGGCGGGGACGATGGGCGAACAGACCGCCTTCAAATCGGACGGCGAGTTCTTCTCCGCGCTTCTCTCTTCGCTTTCCGGTGAAGAAGTAAACCTTTCCGTCTCGGGCGGCGTCTCGTACGCTTCCGATTTTACTTACGCCGCGAACGGCGATCTTTCGCGCGCGCTCATCGAGCTCTTCGCGTCTTCGGGCGAAGAGGTCGTCAAATTGTACTTCACGGATGAGAGCAAGGAGCAGTTCTATTTGATCTATCCCGAGGAAGCGGGCGTTCGCCCCGTTCGGACGCTGACGCTTGCGGAAGAACCGCTCGCCGCGTTCAATGCGATGAACGGGATCGTAAAAGCGACGGGAGGGGAGAATCGAATCAACCTGAAAGCGAGAGACGACTCCTTTACGATCGAGCTGAACGCCGCCTTTATCTCCTTTATGAAAGAACGCTTGCAAGCGGTGTTCCCCGATCTTTCCCTGTTCTGGACCGACGCGCTCGCGTTCCGCAGGATCGGCGTCCGGATGACGAAAGACGCGATGAACGGAACCGTCGTCTTTAACTCGGATAACGAATTTTATATCAACGCGACGACGTTCTCCGTCGCTTTCAACGAATCTTTCTCTCTGCTCTCCTTGACCGCGGCGGCTCCCGCAAGAGTCGAGCTTTTGGCGGAGAACGATATGCCCGTTTTCGCGGATGCGTCCTTTACGGGCGATCGAAATTATAAGCTCTCGCTCTTTGCGTTCGGTACGAACGACCGAATTTGGGAGTATTCGGGGATCCCGACGCAGACGGGGCTTCGCGGCGCCGAAACGACGGTCGTCGCTTCCGCGGCTCTTCTCGGCAAGACCCTCGTTCGGACGATCAAAGTGGACGTCTCTCCCGCGACGGCGGTCTCGCTGTCCGGCGGGTCGGCTTACGCGAGAAAGTACGATGTAACGGATCGCAAATTCTCGTTTGATTTTTATAACGACGTAACGCCTTCCACCGTCCTCGCGACCTACGATTTGATGATCGTGGATATCGAAAGCAAATCTTACGTTAAAGACATAACGTGGGACACGACGGGCGTCAGCACGAAGGCGGAGAATCGAAACTTTACGATTCGCCCCCGCGTAAAAACCTATTTCGGAAACGAGATCTATCTCGGTTCCGTCGCGAACTTTACTCTCGCGTTTGTCGGAGAAAAGGCGATCTCCACCGATTACACGGTGACTTTCGCCGCATACGACGGCAGAGATCCTTTGAACGAGGCGGTTTATTCCGACGTCCTGAACGTCCGCACGTCGGACGGAAGGCGCGTAACGGTCGAGCGCGTCGCTTGGGATCTGACGAATGCGAACGTCGAAGAGAAGCGCGCGGCGGGAACGCTTTACGAGTACAAGACGAATCCTTACGCGCCCGACAAGATGAAAGCCAAGGTCTACGACACGATGGGGAACTACGAAGTTATCGAGGTCCCGATCTTCTTCGAGCCGAAGATCGTCCGCGACGCGAGTTTCGACGTCTCGGATCTGGACGGCGTCTCGTACGACTCCGTGAACAAGCGGTTTATGTACGACGTTTTGAAAGTTCACACGTTTACTTCGTCGCAATCCGAAAAGATCTTGCCGACCGCGCTCGTCGCGAACCCCGGTCAGGCGGATGAGTTTTCGATCAAAGGCGTTAAATGGGAATTCGAAACGATCGAAGGGATCGTCAACACCGCGGGCGCCACGGGATTTTTGAATCTTATCGTCGGCGATTCGATCAGCGGATATCAGACCAAACGCTTCGAGTATGCGTTTACTCCGATCCAAATCACCGAAGTCGCGCTTTTGGACGAAGAAGGCGAGACTATCGTCAGCAAGACGAGCGATATGTTCACCTACGAATTCACGGGATTGAATTCGTATACCTATCGCTATCCGAAATCCTTGAAGATTTCCTTTACGACCAAGAACGGCTCCGGAAGCGAGATCATTCCCGCGAAATGGGAGTTTGACAAAGCGTATCGGGAGAACGAGCTCGCCGCGGGCGGCGTCTATAACGGGACGGGCTTTGCGGGCAGCGAGAAGATCTCTCTGACGCTGTCGTTCGATCAAATTTTGATCACGGGCTATTCGTTCGGTACCGAAGATTTGAAGATCGGCGGGAAGACGATTCCCTTGGAAGATCATCAAAACAAGAGTTGCCTTTCCTACGCCGTCCTCGCCGCGCTCGATCCGTCCGTCGGATTCGATTACACTTCGACGGAGAGCTATCCATCGAAAATGCAGGCTTTCTTCAATAACGGCGCGGGGTCTTTCCCCGTCGACGTAACGTGGGATCTCTCTGCGTTCGACGAAAAAACGGATATTATCGGAAACGGTTTCTTCGGGACGGTCAGCGCCGTCGCGAAAGGGCAGATCATCCCCGTCTACGTCTACGTCGCTCCCGCGATCGGCGATCACGACGAGGTCTACACGAAGCAGGATAAGAGCAGCAAGAACGTCACTTTCCGCCTGCTTACTCCCGCGGAACACGGGTTTACGGTCACCGACCCGCGCGATGTAAAGAACTTCCCGAATAAGTTGTACGTCGAGAGCGGTCTGACCTCTTCTTTCTATCCCGTGAGCGTCGTCTCTTGGAATATCGGCGACGGGATCACCAAGATGTACACCCAAGGCTTGGCGGCGGGAACGAGCGTAAATGAGATCAGCGGAAGCGTCGGCGTAACGGCGCGCATCGGAAACGATAAAGTCGGATATAAAGATATTTTGATGGAAGTCTCCGTCGTGGCGTGTCCGATCCAAAACATAACGGTCAGCGGGTTGCCGTTCGCCGCAAGCTCCGATCTGACGGGCGGGTCTTCTTTGTATGCGATCGACGTCGACTACACCGCCGGCGCGCACGGCTCGGCGTTCTCTTACGATATGAGCCTGAACGTCAATCCGTACTACGTTTTGCCGACTTCGCCCGCATCCTATCCGAAATATATCAATTTCTATCTCGGCGGCGTCTTCGTCCAAGCGGAGGCGGCTTGGGATCTTTCCCGTATTCCCGCGGACGCGGCGTTGACCGGGAACACCAAGACCTATAACGGAGAAGAGGGCACGTTCGGCTTCCCGACCTACGCGATGATCGATCTCGGTTCGGCGTTCCCGAATATCGCGATCGGCGTCGAAGTGAATGTCATTCGCCGCGCGATCGACAAAGTCTGGATCAACGGAAGCAGTCAGCCGTATATCGATATAGACGGTTACGCGGCGGATCCGTTCGGGACGGACGTTTCGGGCTCGACCGTAACGATGGACGTCCTCGTCCAATTCAAAGGGGACAGCCGCAAATATCCCTTGAAACTCAAATACGACAATTCGGGCGTCGTCCTTTCCTTTGACGGCAGCGAAGTCATAAACGACGTCCCCGTGCGCGTCGGAAACGAGAACGGCGGGTATCAGACCATCGAAGGTTACGGACTCCGCGTCTTCTCCAATATCGTTTCCGCGATCACGCTTTCTGCGGCGGATCGCCTGTCCGGAACGGACGGCAAGTTCTTCGAGACGACCTACGAAAGCGCGACCAGCGAGAACCTCGTCTACACCTATAAGCCCGTTATGGATATGGGCAAAGAGCTTCCCGCCTCGCTTTCGATCGAATTCGGTATGGGCGCGGGCGTTAAGACCGTCTATCAGTACGATCCGACCGTCGCGCAAAAAGGCGTCGTCTTCAAATGGGTGCGTAACGCCGAGGATTCTATCGGTATCGAGCTTTGGAATGCGTCCGTCTCCGCCGAAGTCGGGGGCGCGCATCAATCCGTCTTCAACGCCACGCAGTCCGATTTCAATTCGCCGCGTTACGAGATGTTCTTCGGAAGCGACGTTTGGACCGAAGTCTTCCGCGATTCGGAGGACGAAGCGGGCTATATTACGCCTTCGACGGCGATCGCCTTCTACGCGCCGCATATCTCGACCGCGCGCGTTTCGGAAGAGTATCAAGACCGTTACGTTACGATCGACGAAGACAACGCGCCTCGCCTTTCGGAAAGTCAACGGCTCTCGGGCGGAACGTACAGGCTTTACGTCGCGATCGGCACGCACGCGCATTACAGAGGCTCCGTCTATAAGACCTTTGCGATCACGAAGAAAGACGTCTCCGCCTTCGTCTCGATGTGCGTGGACGGCGCGCGCCATGCGAGCGGCTATTCCGCGATCTATCGTCCGAGCAATCCCTATATCCTGACTGCGATCGCGGGCGATTACGAAATCGAAGTCCCGTTCGTCTTGAACGGCGAATCCTCGCAGAGCGTTTCGGACGTCCGTTACAACGGCGCGAACCAGGAGATCGCGTACTCCTTCAACGTAAGCGTCGATCCCGCCAACACCGATTACACTGCGACCGCGGTGGTCGAGTTCACCGTCCGCGAGCTCGTTATCTCGAACGCGCAGGATCTGATCGCGACCGTGACTTGGAATTCTTCGACGCATACGTTCGACGCCGTCGTCCTCTTCAAGGGTGCGCAGCTCGAACCCGACGCAGGCTTGACAAACGGCTATTCAATCGAGTATTATAGACCTAACGACACGGAGCATCAAGTGACTTCGTTCGTCGACGGTGAGACCTATCTTTACTTCGTTGACGTAAAGATCCCGAACTACACCACTGCGGAAAGACATGGAAACGCCACCGCGCGTTAATTTAAGGAGGAAATATGGAAGAGAACAAGAAAGATTTGACGGAAACTCCGGAAACCGAAGAAACGGCGCAAGCTTCGACGCAGGAAGAGCGTGAAGAAGCTGAGAAATTCGAAGAAGAAGTCAAAGAACACTTCGACGAAGTGATCGAGAAAAACGAGAAAAAGATGGGCAAAGCGGCGAAAAAGAAAAAGCTGAAAGCTTGGCAGATCGTCTTGATCGTTATCGGCGCGATCATCGTCGCGGCGGGCATCGGCGTCGGATTATTCTTCCTGATCGGTGAGCTGACCTATAAAGAGTACGTCCCCGTCGACGTCGAACTCGACAGCGCGCGTCCGAACGTCGCTTCGACGTTTACCGCGGAAGAGCAGCAGAAGATCGACCTCGCGCTCGCGAATAACGCGACCGAAGATCAAGTCAAAGAGGCGATCGCTCTCATTTATCAAAAAGCCAACCAAAATAAGATCGGCGCGGATAAGGCGATCGCGATCGCTCGCGGCAACGGAACCGCTTCGGTCGATATCAATTTCCTCGGAAAGGTCGTTACGGCGGACGGTGGTATGGCGGTTCGCGGCTTCAAGGTCCAATCGGGTGACGCGTTCTATTATCAAAAGGGCGCGAAAGTCGTCGACTGCTCGATCAAGGGCGCGACGAGCATCGTCGCGAACATTTTGAACCAACAGGAAAGAGCGTACGAATCGGGAACGGGCGTCTATAAGATCGTCAAACTCAAAGGTTCGGACGCGAAAGTCGGCAAGAACGAAACCGCAACGCTTCCGTACTTTACGCTCGGCGATCCGAAGTCGGTCACGACTTGCGCCGATCGCGACGAATTTATGGAGAAAGGTTATTATCTCGACGATCCGCGCGAGCTTTGCAACTTCCGCATCAATAAATCCACGATCGTCTTGAAAGAACTCGCGGAAGGCGAAAAGTACATCGAGTACGATGCGACCAAGAAGTTCTACAAACTGAGATTCTCTCTCTTGATCGAGGGCGAGAATCGCGGCGAATGCGTCGGCAAGGCGCGCCAGTATCTCCGCGATTCGAGCGGCAGCGAAAACCTCGAATTCGCGAAGTACGATCTCCAACTCGAAGTTTGGGATAACGGCTACGCGAAATTTATGCACGACGACGAGATCTGGTCCGGCGAGATGAATATGGCGGGCACGAAGAGCACGACCTCTTCCAACTCCTGGTACGAATGCACTTTCTACTATGATTTCGACGCAAGCCTCTTCACCGAAGAAGACGCGGCGGAATATCAGGAAGGCGACTGGGCGAAGAAGATCATCGACGACTATTCGGCGGCTTTGAACTGAGCGATTCCGACAAGCGTTTTGGGGATCCCGATTTCGGGATCCCCTGTTTTTTTATCTTTCCGATAGAATTTCTCGATAACGATAAATAGACAAATGAAAATCAATTTACTTGACGGCGGTTTTCCCCGAATAGTATAATTTTACTTTGTTAAAGTTATAACCGTTATGCGCGCGCCGTGAGGCGCAAGGAAGGGGAAAAATGATAAGGAAAGATTTGAGAAACATAGCGATTATCGCGCACGTCGACCACGGCAAGACCACCCTTGTGGACGAAATGTTGAAGCAGGGCGGTATTTTCCGCTCCAATCAGCACGTGGACGAGCGCGTAATGGACTCGGGCGATTTGGAGCGCGAGCGCGGGATCACGATCCTCGCGAAGAACACCGCGGCGTACTATAAGGACGTAAAGATCAATATCATCGACACGCCGGGACACGCCGATTTTTCGGGCGAAGTCGAGCGCGTTCTTAAAATGGTTTCGGGCGTCTTGCTTCTCGTGGACGCGGTCGAAGGCCCGATGCCGCAGACCCGTTTCGTCCTTCAAAAGGCGTTGGAACTCGGGCATAAGATCATTATTTGCGTCAATAAAGTCGACCGCCCGGATGCGGAACCCAAGCGCGTCGTGGACGAAGTCTTGAATTTGATGATCGATCTGGACGCGGGCTACGAGCAGCTCGATTCCCCCGTCGTCTATTGCAGCGGCAGAAACGGGACGAGCTCGATGACCGTCGAGCAAAAGCCCGATTTGACCGATCTTTTCGAGACGATCGTCAATTATATCGACCCGCCCGAGGGCGATGAAAACGCGCCTCTGCAAGTCCTAGTTTCTTCGATCGACTATAACGACTACGTCGGCAGGATCGGCATCGGAAGAGTGGAGCGCGGCAGCGTCAAGACCGGGCAGGAAGCGGTGATTTGCAATTATCACGGCGATTTCGAGCCCTATAAGACCCGCGTCGTCACCTTGATGCAGATCGACGGATTGAAAAGGGTGAACGTGGACAGCGCGACGGTCGGCGACATCATTTGTTTCAGCGGAAGCGAGAAAGTAACGATCGGCGACACCCTTTGCGCGGTGGACACCGTCGAACCCATCCCCTTCGTCAAGATCGGCGAACCCACCCTCGAAATGCGCTTTATGGTAAACGATTCTCCGTTCGCGGGGCGCGAGGGTAAATTCGTGACGACCCGTCACCTGCGCGAAAGATTGTACAGAGAGCTGTTAAAAGACGTCTCTCTCCGCGTCGAAGACACGGAAAACACCGATACCTTCCTCGTAAAAGGGCGCGGCGAAATGCACCTTTCGGTTTTGATCGAGACAATGCGCCGCGAGGGCTACGAATTTGCGGTCTCGATGCCCAAAGTCTTGTTCCAATACGTCGACGGGAAGAAGCAGGAGCCGATCGAGCAGGTCATCGTGGA encodes:
- the typA gene encoding translational GTPase TypA — translated: MIRKDLRNIAIIAHVDHGKTTLVDEMLKQGGIFRSNQHVDERVMDSGDLERERGITILAKNTAAYYKDVKINIIDTPGHADFSGEVERVLKMVSGVLLLVDAVEGPMPQTRFVLQKALELGHKIIICVNKVDRPDAEPKRVVDEVLNLMIDLDAGYEQLDSPVVYCSGRNGTSSMTVEQKPDLTDLFETIVNYIDPPEGDENAPLQVLVSSIDYNDYVGRIGIGRVERGSVKTGQEAVICNYHGDFEPYKTRVVTLMQIDGLKRVNVDSATVGDIICFSGSEKVTIGDTLCAVDTVEPIPFVKIGEPTLEMRFMVNDSPFAGREGKFVTTRHLRERLYRELLKDVSLRVEDTENTDTFLVKGRGEMHLSVLIETMRREGYEFAVSMPKVLFQYVDGKKQEPIEQVIVDVPEGSVGAVMEKLGSRRGELVTMTPMGSRIRLEFKMPARGMIGYKNEFLTDTKGEGVLNTIFLGYEDYKGDIQMRSFGSLVAYETGEAVTYGLFNAQDRGPLFVEPGTQVYEGMVVGYTPKSEDIVVNVCKKKHITNMRAAGSDEALRLTPVKRMSLEEYIEFLGEDELLEVTPKSLRVRKVIMSNMYRAKDNFKKKNATE